Genomic window (Lentimicrobium sp. L6):
TCCTTGCAAAGACTTAGAGACCGTGCTTATATCAATGCTTATATGCCTAAGTTAATTCAGCAAATGGAATCGGAAGGTATAGATATGAGCGGATATAAATATTCAGAAGAACAAAGAGCGGTTTATCGTACTCTTGGTGGTACGCCACATTTAGATGGTGGATATACCGTGTATGGTGAAATTACAGAAGGATTCGATGTAATAGATAAAATAGCATTAGTGCAAACTGGTGGAGCAGATAAACCCTTGGAAACAGTGAGCATGAAAATTAAAATAGTGGAGTAGCAAACAATGATTGACCAGGTAAAAGAATATATTAAAGAAGTGGAGGCGCTCAGCCTTCAGAAGATGGAGGATTTAGAAGCCTTCAGAATAAAGTATGTAGGTAAAAAAGGAATTATTCCTGCTCTTTTTGGTGAGTTTAGAAATGTGGCGAAAGAGGATCGTAAAGAAATGGGTGTACTCTTAAATAATTTAAAAAATGCTGTACAGGATAAAATCACTGAAGTTAAAGAGCAACTGGAGAGTCTACAAGTAGAATCTGGTGACTATTTAGATTTATTTATGCCGGTTAATGCTGAAGTGGGTAGTCGTCACCCCTTATCATTAGTGCGAAATGAAATAATAGAAATATTCTCTCGCATTGGTTTTAATGTGGCCGAAGGACCAGAAATAGAAGATGATTGGCATAATTTTACGGCGCTAAATTTCCCTGAAGAACATCCAGCACGCGATATGCAAGATACTTTCTTCATCGAGAAAAATCCAGATATCGCCTTGAGAACTCATACTTCTTCAACTCAAGTAAGAGTGATGGAGAATCAAAAGCCTCCTATTAGAAGTATTTTCCCCGGTCGTGTTTTTCGTAACGAAGCCATTTCTGCTCGTGCACATTGTATCTTTCACCAAGTAGAAGGTTTATATGTAGATAAGAATGTCAGTTTTGCCGATTTAAAACAGACCCTCATGTATTTTGCAAAAGAGATGTTTGGAGAGGAGACAGGAATTCGTCTTCGACCTAGTTA
Coding sequences:
- the pheS gene encoding phenylalanine--tRNA ligase subunit alpha: MIDQVKEYIKEVEALSLQKMEDLEAFRIKYVGKKGIIPALFGEFRNVAKEDRKEMGVLLNNLKNAVQDKITEVKEQLESLQVESGDYLDLFMPVNAEVGSRHPLSLVRNEIIEIFSRIGFNVAEGPEIEDDWHNFTALNFPEEHPARDMQDTFFIEKNPDIALRTHTSSTQVRVMENQKPPIRSIFPGRVFRNEAISARAHCIFHQVEGLYVDKNVSFADLKQTLMYFAKEMFGEETGIRLRPSYFPFTEPSAEMDISCHICGGKGCNICKYTGWVEILGCGMVDPNVLKSAGIDSEEYTGFAFGMGIERITMLKYQIKDLRLFFENDLKFLRQFENVI